Within the Mucilaginibacter sp. CSA2-8R genome, the region CACAAGGTTTGTGGTCGGCGCGGCCGCTCGCTGTTTTTTCTGGCGAGCCCGAAAAGCCGTCGGCAAACACCTCGTACTTACCAAAAGGCTTGCCATCTTTAAACGGTTGAAAAACTACAAAGAAGCCTGCTTGTGGTTCGGGCGCACGGTTCCATGAACCATGAAAGGCAATAAATGCACCATTCTTATATTTCTCTGGAAACATGTTGCCAGTGTAAAACAACAGCCCGTTAGGTGCCATATGGCCCGGGTAAGCTGCAGCCGGCTCAATGTAGTCTTTGCTGCCTTCTTTTTTACTGTCGCCGCCGTATTCTGGAGCTACGATTTTTTTGTGCTCATCTTGATTGTAATATATGTACGGCCAGCCGGCGTTATCTCCTTTTTTTAGAGCGTACATACACTCGGCAGGGTAAATGGCCGATTGCTGTACGGTATACAACGCGGGGAATAAATCATGTAACTGATCGCGGCCGTGTTGCATAACAAAAAGCTGGTTATCTTGCTGGTTCCAGTCCAGCCCTACAACATTACGTAAGCCGGTGGCATAGCGCACACCGTCTTTATAAGTTTGGTTAGCTTTGCTGGCTTTAAACTGCCATATGCCGCCTGCCGAATCTAATATGGGGCAACCTTTGCGTCCCATTGATCCTGGCGTACGATCTTTTTCCTGGCACGAGTTGGAGTAAGCGCCAATGTTCACATAAAGGTTATCGTTATTATCTACAACAATAGATTTTGATTCGTGCTGGCGGCGTTCAATCAGGCCCGTCACAATCTTTTCGGGTGCATCAGGACTGGTTACCTGACCGTTTTCATTTAGTTTATACCTAAAAACTTCGGTATCTGACGAGGCATACAAGTAGCCGTTTTTGATGTACATACCCGTGCCACCGTAGTTACCAAACATTTTGGTGTCATCCATTTTACCGTCATCATTGGCGTCCTGTAAATACACAA harbors:
- a CDS encoding PQQ-dependent sugar dehydrogenase; this encodes MKLKVAFSSFIPLFAAAGLLWYNANKPMIVSTVNPDADNAGLKLPAGFGALRAAENVGKARHIAVTNGGDIYVKLNRPKDGKGIVYLQDANDDGKMDDTKMFGNYGGTGMYIKNGYLYASSDTEVFRYKLNENGQVTSPDAPEKIVTGLIERRQHESKSIVVDNNDNLYVNIGAYSNSCQEKDRTPGSMGRKGCPILDSAGGIWQFKASKANQTYKDGVRYATGLRNVVGLDWNQQDNQLFVMQHGRDQLHDLFPALYTVQQSAIYPAECMYALKKGDNAGWPYIYYNQDEHKKIVAPEYGGDSKKEGSKDYIEPAAAYPGHMAPNGLLFYTGNMFPEKYKNGAFIAFHGSWNRAPEPQAGFFVVFQPFKDGKPFGKYEVFADGFSGSPEKTASGRADHKPCGLAQGPDGSLYVSDDVKGTIYRIVYNK